Genomic segment of Actinomycetota bacterium:
CCGCTCGCTCCCGGTGAGGAACGACGCGAGCCCGGTGGCTACCGCTAGTGGCCGCGACGTCGACGATGCGGTACCACCGCAGGGCGAGCCTCCCGTCCAGGAGGCGTGCCGCCGCGACGCAGGAGGGCCAGGGTGGGTAAGACCGACCGGGGTGAACACCCCTTGATGTTCGACGACTACACGGTCGACACGGTCGACGCGCAGTGGCTGCAGGAGCGGGTCAAGCCGAAGCGCCACATCGGGTTGACCGCCGAGCTGTGCATCCTGTGCCGCGCCTGCGAGGACGTGTGCCCGTGGGAGTGCATCTACATGATGGACCCCGCGGTCATCCGGGATG
This window contains:
- a CDS encoding 4Fe-4S binding protein, producing MGKTDRGEHPLMFDDYTVDTVDAQWLQERVKPKRHIGLTAELCILCRACEDVCPWECIYMMDPAVIRDATNPEIKSLADTSGAVFIIDDAECTRCAICVERCPSDALWLGRVEGY